The Streptomyces albofaciens JCM 4342 genome has a segment encoding these proteins:
- a CDS encoding oxidoreductase, which produces MSAPRPAPRNGAAPRPTLAVFKLASCDGCQLTLLDCEDELLTVAGRVEIAHFLEASSAVRPGPYDLALVEGSVTTPQDAERVREIRAAARFLVTIGACATAGGIQALRDFADVEEFRATVYARPDYIATLATSTPVSAHVPVDFELRGCPIDRGQLLEVITAFLAGRKPDVPDHSVCFACKRRGTVCVTVAHGTPCLGPVTHAGCGAICPAYGRGCYGCFGPSGSVNLPALIPLLRRDGMSEDDVRRALRTYNAASFVEVEGAGAGGAGVKGAPS; this is translated from the coding sequence ATGAGCGCCCCCCGACCGGCCCCCCGCAACGGTGCGGCACCACGCCCGACGCTCGCCGTCTTCAAGCTCGCCTCGTGCGACGGCTGCCAGCTGACCCTGCTCGACTGCGAGGACGAACTCCTCACCGTGGCCGGGCGGGTGGAGATCGCGCACTTCCTGGAGGCGTCCAGCGCCGTCCGGCCCGGCCCGTACGACCTCGCCCTCGTCGAAGGGTCCGTCACCACACCGCAGGACGCCGAGCGCGTTCGGGAGATCCGGGCCGCCGCGCGCTTCCTGGTCACCATCGGCGCCTGCGCCACGGCCGGCGGCATCCAGGCACTGCGCGACTTCGCCGACGTGGAGGAGTTCCGCGCCACCGTCTACGCCCGCCCCGACTACATCGCCACCCTCGCCACCTCCACCCCCGTCTCCGCCCACGTTCCCGTCGACTTCGAGCTGCGCGGCTGCCCCATCGACCGCGGCCAGCTCCTCGAAGTGATCACGGCTTTCCTCGCAGGCCGCAAGCCGGACGTGCCCGACCACAGTGTCTGCTTCGCCTGCAAGCGGCGCGGCACCGTGTGCGTGACCGTCGCGCACGGCACGCCCTGCCTGGGACCGGTCACCCATGCCGGGTGCGGCGCCATCTGCCCGGCGTACGGGCGCGGCTGCTACGGCTGCTTCGGGCCGTCCGGCTCGGTCAACCTGCCCGCGCTGATCCCGTTGCTGCGGCGGGACGGCATGAGCGAGGACGACGTACGGCGCGCCCTGCGCACGTACAACGCCGCGTCCTTCGTCGAGGTGGAGGGAGCCGGGGCCGGGGGAGCCGGAGTGAAGGGAGCGCCGTCATGA
- a CDS encoding Ni/Fe hydrogenase subunit alpha translates to MTHRGSRVLHVGPLARVEGEGALHLTVDDGTVTGAELRIYEPPRFFEAFLRGRSHTEPPDITARVCGICPVAYQMSACRAVEDACGVTVDGQLAALRRLLYCGEWIESQILHIHLLHAPDFLGVDGAVELARTQRAHVERGLRIKQAGNAILEQLGGRAIHPVNVRLGGFHRVPATGELGPLAERLRRARDDAWQTVCWVAGFDFPDAGLDHALLALAEPGRYAIDSGTPTVMAAPHTHGLPSGTAAPLPLRQFPVYAFPSEVTEEQVPYSTALQAALDGERYLTGSLARYAISGRWLSPLAQEAARAGGLGDPAAGKVCRNPFRSIVVRAVEALYAIDEALRIIDAYEPPPRPYVAVPPRAGTGHGATEAPRGLLYHRYTLDAAGLITAATLVPPTSQNQGAIEDDLRRLVQARLDTGAGDTEAELTALCERGIRNHDPCISCSAHFLDLTVDTVDRARRSPPCP, encoded by the coding sequence ATGACGCACCGCGGCTCGCGCGTGCTGCACGTCGGCCCGCTCGCCCGGGTCGAGGGGGAAGGCGCCCTGCACCTGACGGTCGACGACGGCACGGTCACCGGCGCCGAGCTGCGCATCTACGAGCCGCCGCGGTTCTTCGAGGCGTTCCTGCGCGGCCGCTCCCACACCGAGCCGCCGGACATCACCGCGCGGGTGTGCGGCATCTGCCCGGTGGCGTACCAGATGAGCGCCTGCCGGGCCGTCGAGGACGCCTGCGGGGTGACGGTCGACGGGCAACTGGCGGCGCTGCGGCGGCTGCTGTACTGCGGTGAGTGGATCGAGAGCCAGATCCTGCACATCCACCTGCTGCACGCCCCGGACTTCCTCGGCGTCGACGGCGCGGTCGAACTCGCCCGCACCCAGCGCGCGCACGTGGAACGCGGACTGCGCATCAAACAGGCGGGCAACGCGATCCTCGAACAGCTCGGCGGACGCGCCATCCACCCGGTCAACGTGCGGCTCGGCGGCTTTCACCGCGTACCGGCCACCGGGGAACTGGGGCCGCTGGCCGAACGGCTGCGCAGAGCCCGCGACGACGCGTGGCAGACCGTGTGCTGGGTCGCCGGCTTCGACTTCCCCGACGCCGGACTGGACCACGCCCTGCTGGCACTGGCCGAACCCGGCCGCTACGCCATCGACTCCGGCACCCCCACCGTCATGGCCGCCCCGCACACCCACGGGCTGCCGTCCGGAACCGCCGCTCCCCTGCCCCTGCGGCAGTTCCCCGTGTACGCGTTCCCGTCCGAGGTCACCGAGGAGCAAGTTCCCTACTCCACCGCCCTCCAGGCCGCCTTGGACGGCGAGCGCTACCTCACCGGCTCGCTGGCCCGCTACGCGATCAGCGGGCGCTGGCTGTCCCCGCTCGCGCAGGAGGCGGCGCGGGCGGGCGGGCTCGGCGATCCGGCGGCCGGGAAGGTGTGCCGCAATCCGTTCCGCAGCATCGTCGTCCGGGCCGTCGAGGCGCTGTACGCGATCGACGAGGCGCTGCGGATCATCGACGCGTACGAGCCGCCGCCCCGCCCGTACGTGGCCGTGCCGCCGCGCGCCGGGACCGGCCACGGCGCCACCGAAGCCCCCCGCGGCCTGCTCTACCACCGCTACACGCTGGACGCCGCCGGCCTGATCACCGCCGCCACCCTCGTGCCGCCCACCTCCCAGAACCAGGGCGCCATCGAGGACGACCTGCGCCGCCTCGTCCAGGCCCGCCTGGACACCGGCGCGGGGGACACGGAGGCGGAGCTGACCGCCCTGTGCGAGCGCGGCATCCGCAACCACGATCCGTGCATCTCCTGTTCCGCCCACTTCCTCGACCTCACCGTCGACACGGTCGACCGTGCCCGAAGGAGCCCGCCATGCCCGTGA
- a CDS encoding CBS domain-containing protein, whose translation MPVTDPGNPQEHGLHTVSDVMTHTVVAVGRDASFKEIVQMMEQWKVSALPVLEGEGRVIGIVSEADLLPKEEFRDSDPSRFEQRRRLEDLAKAGALTAGELMTAPAICVHADAALPQAARIMAVRHVKRLPVTDAQGLLQGVISRSDLLKVFLRSDADIADEVRRVVIDQVFPGQHVGVTVEDGVVELSGRVRDSTFVPVAARLCRAVEGVVDVTWEQDERAHGSVPPSGPTGP comes from the coding sequence ATGCCCGTGACCGACCCCGGCAACCCGCAGGAACACGGTCTGCACACCGTGAGCGACGTGATGACCCACACCGTCGTGGCCGTCGGCCGAGACGCGTCGTTCAAGGAGATCGTGCAGATGATGGAGCAGTGGAAGGTCAGCGCCCTGCCGGTGCTGGAGGGCGAGGGCCGGGTGATCGGCATCGTCTCCGAGGCCGACCTGCTGCCCAAGGAGGAGTTCCGCGACAGCGATCCCTCGCGGTTCGAGCAGCGCCGGCGGCTGGAGGACCTGGCCAAGGCCGGTGCGCTGACCGCGGGGGAGCTGATGACCGCGCCCGCCATCTGCGTGCACGCCGACGCAGCCCTCCCCCAGGCCGCCCGCATCATGGCCGTACGGCACGTCAAGCGCCTGCCCGTCACCGATGCCCAGGGGCTGCTGCAAGGTGTGATCAGCCGCAGCGATCTGCTCAAGGTCTTCCTGCGCTCCGACGCCGACATCGCCGACGAGGTACGCCGCGTGGTGATCGACCAGGTCTTCCCCGGGCAGCACGTGGGCGTCACCGTGGAAGACGGCGTGGTCGAGCTGAGCGGACGGGTACGCGACAGTACGTTCGTGCCCGTCGCGGCCCGGCTGTGCCGTGCCGTCGAGGGCGTCGTCGACGTCACCTGGGAACAGGACGAGCGCGCCCACGGCAGCGTTCCCCCGTCCGGCCCGACGGGACCGTGA
- the hypD gene encoding hydrogenase formation protein HypD, translating into MRYLDEYRDPELAQSLLDRLRRVATRPWRIMEVCGGQTHTLVRQGIDELLPAGLRMIHGPGCPVCVTPLETLDRAMAVAARPEVTFTSFGDMLRVPGTHTDLLSLRARGADVRVVYSPMDAVRIAVAEPDRQVVFLAVGFETTAPANAMAVLHARRLGLANFSVLVSHVLVPPAMTALLADPDCEVQAFLAAGHVCAVMGWRQYEPIAARWRVPIVVTGFEPLDLLEGVLMAVEQLEEGREEVENQYARAVQRAGNRHAQQVVAEVFRITDRTWRGIGPLPASGLELAPAFVSYDAARRFRVMDVRSAEHPECITGAILTGAREPTDCGAYGVRCTPRTPLGAPMVSAEGTCAAYFAAGRTRAAPAGSPP; encoded by the coding sequence ATGCGCTATCTCGACGAGTACCGCGATCCCGAGCTGGCCCAAAGCCTGCTGGACCGGCTCCGGCGCGTCGCCACCCGCCCGTGGCGCATCATGGAGGTCTGCGGCGGACAGACCCACACGCTCGTGCGCCAGGGCATCGACGAACTGCTGCCCGCCGGCCTCCGCATGATCCACGGACCGGGGTGTCCGGTGTGCGTGACGCCGCTGGAGACCCTGGACCGGGCCATGGCCGTCGCCGCCCGGCCCGAGGTGACCTTCACCAGCTTCGGGGACATGCTGCGCGTGCCCGGTACGCACACCGACCTGCTGTCGCTGCGGGCGCGAGGCGCGGACGTACGGGTCGTGTACTCCCCGATGGACGCCGTACGGATCGCCGTCGCCGAACCCGACCGTCAGGTCGTCTTCCTGGCCGTCGGGTTCGAAACGACCGCCCCGGCCAACGCGATGGCCGTCCTGCACGCCCGCCGGCTGGGCCTGGCCAACTTCTCCGTGCTGGTCAGCCACGTCCTCGTGCCACCGGCCATGACCGCGTTGCTGGCCGATCCGGACTGCGAGGTGCAGGCGTTCCTCGCCGCCGGGCACGTGTGCGCCGTGATGGGCTGGCGGCAGTACGAGCCGATCGCCGCCCGCTGGCGCGTGCCCATCGTGGTCACCGGCTTCGAACCCCTCGATCTCCTCGAAGGCGTCCTGATGGCGGTCGAACAGCTGGAAGAGGGCCGCGAGGAGGTCGAGAACCAGTACGCGCGCGCAGTCCAGCGTGCCGGGAACCGCCACGCGCAGCAGGTTGTGGCCGAGGTCTTCCGGATCACCGACCGCACCTGGCGCGGCATCGGACCGCTTCCCGCCAGTGGCCTCGAACTGGCCCCGGCGTTCGTCTCCTACGATGCCGCGCGCCGCTTCCGCGTCATGGACGTGCGCTCCGCCGAGCACCCCGAATGCATCACGGGCGCCATCCTCACCGGCGCCCGGGAACCGACCGACTGCGGCGCCTACGGCGTCCGCTGCACCCCACGCACCCCGCTCGGTGCCCCCATGGTCTCCGCCGAGGGCACCTGCGCCGCCTACTTCGCGGCCGGGCGCACCCGTGCCGCCCCCGCAGGGAGCCCACCATGA
- the hypE gene encoding hydrogenase expression/formation protein HypE, with protein MTIQCPTPRHEDERVLLGHGAGGRLTAELLDTLLLPALGVPPGPLEDAAVLPPVGLPVISTDSFVVSPLFFPGGDIGSLAVHGTVNDLAMRGAEPVALAVALIIEEGLPLAQLRSVVESLGKAAAEAEVPVVTGDTKVVGRGAADRLFITTTGVGRRIPALHPSAARARPHDAILLSGPLGLHGTAVLSTREGLGFEADIASDSRPLHRLVRALAPLGGDIHTLRDPTRGGLAATLNEIAAASGTGALIEESAVPVPGPVATACDLLGLDPLQVANEGCLVACVPEARADDVLDAMRGVPEGAAAVRIGRTTAAHPGRVELRTRVGSHRVIDMPLGEQLPRIC; from the coding sequence ATGACGATCCAGTGCCCCACACCACGACACGAGGACGAGCGGGTCCTGCTCGGCCACGGCGCGGGCGGCCGCCTCACCGCGGAACTCCTCGACACCCTTCTGCTTCCGGCGCTGGGGGTGCCGCCCGGCCCGCTGGAGGACGCCGCCGTACTGCCTCCCGTGGGCCTGCCGGTCATCAGCACCGACAGCTTCGTCGTCAGCCCGCTGTTCTTCCCCGGCGGTGACATCGGCTCCCTCGCCGTCCACGGCACGGTCAACGACCTCGCCATGCGTGGCGCCGAACCGGTCGCCCTGGCGGTGGCGCTCATCATCGAGGAGGGCCTGCCGCTGGCCCAGCTGCGGTCGGTGGTGGAATCGCTGGGCAAGGCCGCCGCCGAGGCGGAAGTGCCGGTGGTCACCGGGGACACGAAGGTCGTCGGGCGTGGCGCCGCCGACCGGCTGTTCATCACCACCACCGGCGTCGGGCGGCGCATCCCCGCTCTCCACCCCTCGGCGGCGCGCGCCCGGCCCCACGACGCGATCCTGCTCTCCGGCCCCCTCGGTCTGCACGGTACCGCCGTGCTCAGTACCCGTGAGGGTCTGGGCTTCGAGGCCGACATCGCCTCCGACTCGCGTCCTCTGCACCGCCTGGTACGCGCCCTCGCCCCACTCGGCGGCGACATCCACACGCTGCGGGACCCGACGCGCGGCGGGCTCGCCGCCACTCTCAACGAGATCGCCGCGGCGTCCGGCACCGGAGCCCTGATCGAGGAGAGCGCCGTTCCCGTCCCCGGGCCCGTCGCCACCGCGTGCGACCTGCTCGGACTCGACCCCCTGCAGGTCGCCAACGAAGGCTGCCTGGTCGCCTGCGTACCGGAAGCCCGGGCGGACGACGTACTGGACGCGATGCGCGGCGTGCCCGAAGGAGCGGCGGCGGTACGCATCGGGCGAACCACCGCCGCGCACCCCGGACGCGTGGAGCTGCGCACCCGCGTCGGCTCCCACCGCGTCATCGACATGCCGCTGGGCGAACAACTGCCCCGCATCTGCTGA
- a CDS encoding flavodoxin domain-containing protein yields the protein MRVFIGHAGEHGSTRGIAERIAATLTEQGLRADLTDLADERAASPGHDACVLGSAVHSGRWMPAAAEYVRRYTPELARQPLWLFSVGLARVFGGPLERWSRNPDPLPAVRDLLSPVEHRLLAGAFEREHTSLLGHVIFRAMGGRYGDHRDWQEIDAWAEDIAHRLLSAPSGKEHHRNGTAPSLRVL from the coding sequence ATGCGCGTGTTCATCGGTCATGCGGGAGAGCACGGATCCACCCGCGGCATCGCCGAACGCATCGCGGCCACGCTCACGGAGCAGGGGCTCCGGGCCGACCTGACGGACCTGGCCGACGAGCGTGCCGCCTCCCCCGGCCACGACGCCTGTGTGCTCGGCAGCGCCGTCCACAGCGGCCGCTGGATGCCCGCGGCCGCCGAGTACGTACGCCGCTACACCCCCGAACTCGCCCGGCAGCCCCTGTGGCTCTTCAGCGTCGGCCTGGCCCGCGTCTTCGGCGGTCCTCTCGAACGGTGGTCCCGGAACCCGGACCCGCTGCCCGCCGTACGCGACCTCCTCTCTCCCGTGGAGCACCGGCTGCTGGCGGGCGCCTTCGAGCGGGAGCACACCTCCCTGCTCGGGCACGTGATCTTCCGGGCGATGGGCGGCCGCTACGGGGACCACCGGGACTGGCAGGAAATCGACGCATGGGCGGAGGACATCGCCCACCGACTTCTGTCGGCGCCGTCCGGGAAGGAGCACCATCGGAACGGAACCGCGCCAAGCCTCCGTGTCCTCTGA
- a CDS encoding response regulator, which produces MHAPAAPHPIRVFLLDDHEMVRRGVRDLLDGEPDIEVVGEAADQREALARGPAVRPHVALLDVRLGPGSPEGDHGGIEVCRELRARLPGLACLMLTSFDDEALFDAIMAGAAGYVLKQIKGSDLVSAVRTVAAGASLLDPGATARVMARVRGEEDPVPPELARLSPREREILELIGEGLTNGQIAQRLYLAEKTVKNRISSILGKLGVGRRVQAAVLAEKLRHRDTEHDEPG; this is translated from the coding sequence ATGCACGCACCAGCCGCCCCGCACCCGATCCGCGTCTTCCTGCTGGACGACCACGAAATGGTCCGCCGGGGCGTACGCGATCTGCTCGACGGCGAACCGGACATCGAGGTGGTGGGCGAGGCCGCCGACCAGCGCGAGGCCCTGGCCAGGGGCCCTGCGGTACGTCCGCACGTCGCGCTGCTGGACGTACGGCTCGGCCCGGGCAGCCCCGAAGGCGACCACGGGGGCATCGAGGTGTGCCGCGAACTGCGCGCCCGTCTACCGGGCCTGGCCTGCCTGATGCTGACGTCCTTCGACGACGAGGCCCTCTTCGACGCCATCATGGCCGGCGCCGCCGGCTACGTCCTCAAGCAGATCAAAGGCTCCGACCTGGTCTCGGCCGTCCGTACCGTGGCGGCCGGCGCGTCCCTGCTCGACCCGGGCGCCACCGCGCGCGTCATGGCCCGGGTCCGCGGCGAAGAAGATCCCGTACCACCCGAACTGGCCCGCCTCTCCCCCAGGGAGCGGGAGATCCTCGAACTGATCGGTGAGGGCCTGACCAACGGCCAGATCGCCCAGCGGCTGTACCTGGCGGAGAAGACCGTCAAGAACCGCATCTCCTCCATCCTCGGGAAGCTCGGGGTCGGGCGCCGCGTCCAGGCCGCGGTCCTGGCCGAGAAGCTCCGCCACCGCGATACGGAACACGACGAACCGGGATGA
- a CDS encoding universal stress protein has translation MERPVVVGVDGSDDSMHALDWAAEEARLRGLPLRMVYASLWERYGEGAAEEGEAEERVLSDSVERAARWMARSQVTARAVAEEPAAALIAESRTAVLLTVGHRGRGELASLLLGTVSLTVAGRAHCPVIVVRGHGRTRSSSGRGGRIVVGVGEGTGSEATVAFAYGEAVLRRGEIEAVHAWRCPGSGLAEESGPYNKRREEHVRRASDTLEAALAPVACEHPGTPVTPRPAEGNPRDVLLAASAGADLLVVGAERHRHTRGLQLGPVNHAVLHHAHCPVAVVPRT, from the coding sequence GTGGAACGACCTGTCGTGGTGGGTGTGGACGGATCCGACGACAGCATGCACGCGCTGGACTGGGCAGCAGAAGAGGCCCGGCTGCGCGGCCTGCCGTTGCGCATGGTGTACGCCTCGCTCTGGGAGCGTTACGGGGAAGGGGCTGCCGAGGAGGGCGAAGCGGAGGAGCGGGTGCTGTCCGACTCGGTCGAGCGGGCCGCACGGTGGATGGCCCGTTCGCAGGTGACGGCCCGGGCGGTAGCGGAGGAGCCCGCTGCGGCACTCATCGCGGAGTCCCGAACCGCCGTGCTGCTGACCGTGGGACACCGGGGCCGCGGCGAACTGGCATCCCTGCTGCTGGGGACGGTGAGCCTGACGGTGGCGGGACGGGCGCACTGCCCGGTCATCGTCGTACGCGGACATGGCCGGACCCGGTCCTCATCAGGCCGGGGCGGCCGCATCGTCGTGGGCGTCGGCGAGGGTACCGGCAGCGAGGCCACGGTCGCTTTCGCGTACGGCGAGGCGGTCCTGCGCCGCGGCGAGATCGAGGCCGTACACGCCTGGCGGTGTCCGGGCAGTGGCCTCGCCGAGGAGAGCGGACCGTACAACAAGCGCCGCGAGGAACACGTCCGCCGCGCCTCGGACACCCTCGAAGCCGCCCTCGCTCCCGTGGCGTGCGAGCACCCGGGGACACCCGTGACGCCTCGCCCGGCCGAAGGCAACCCCCGCGACGTCCTTCTCGCCGCCTCGGCCGGCGCTGACCTCCTGGTGGTCGGCGCCGAACGCCACCGGCACACGCGCGGCCTGCAACTCGGACCGGTCAACCACGCCGTGCTCCACCACGCGCACTGCCCGGTGGCCGTCGTACCCCGAACGTAG
- a CDS encoding hydrogenase maturation protease — MKAPPRIAVIGVGNAFRHDDGIGPAVVRRLRERAVDRPLPPSVALVDCDGETGRLISVWEGAELAIVIDAAHAHPGHPGRVHRFDHEGPYARPAATSSHGLGLGEAVELSDALGRLPGRLIVFAVEGADASLGTGLSPDVAAVVDRLAGTVEAEITRHRDERARNAGHRAGGAPRSADG; from the coding sequence ATGAAGGCGCCGCCCCGCATCGCCGTGATCGGCGTCGGCAACGCGTTCCGCCACGACGACGGCATCGGTCCGGCCGTCGTGCGACGGCTGCGCGAGCGGGCCGTGGACCGTCCGCTGCCGCCGTCGGTCGCCCTCGTCGACTGCGACGGTGAGACCGGACGGCTGATATCCGTATGGGAGGGTGCGGAGCTGGCCATCGTGATCGACGCCGCCCACGCCCACCCCGGCCACCCCGGCCGCGTCCACCGCTTCGACCACGAAGGTCCCTACGCCCGTCCGGCCGCCACCAGTTCGCACGGCCTGGGCCTGGGGGAAGCCGTCGAGTTGTCCGACGCGCTCGGCCGCCTGCCGGGCAGGCTGATCGTCTTCGCCGTCGAAGGCGCGGACGCGTCCCTGGGCACCGGCCTGTCACCGGACGTCGCCGCCGTCGTCGACCGTCTGGCCGGGACCGTGGAAGCGGAGATCACCCGGCACCGGGACGAACGCGCGCGGAACGCGGGCCATCGGGCCGGCGGCGCGCCCCGCTCGGCGGACGGGTGA
- the hypF gene encoding carbamoyltransferase HypF has translation MDGDREARRFEVYGTVQGVGFRPFVQRLASGLDLDGWVRNVDGHVVIDTAGAPHSLRRFAAALRAQAPPLSTVRRIRSSADVPEHPAVGAGFTVRASAAADARPTPREIPPDAATCDACLAELFDPADRRYRYPFINCTDCGPRATVITGLPYDRPRTTMLSFPLCPACAAEYRDPSDRRFHAEPLACPVCGPRLSWNAGGRSATGPAALRSAEELIAQGGIVAVKGLGGYQLVCDARQPAAVLLLRRRKHRPHKPFAVMVADLAAAHRIARPTRTESRLLTSPARPVVLVADGPSGRASAGAVHPGTGRIGLFLPTTGLHHLLLRDLDRPLVVTSGNVADEPIAVTDADARERLAEVADGFLAHDRPIAARYDDSVTQAVRGRVLTIRRARGYAPAPLPLPVPARTPVVAAGAQSKHTVTVACGDRAVTGPHTGDLSDARTMEAFERCYADLVALTGVAPQAVAHDLHPGYLSTQWAAAHFAPERRVAVQHHHAHIAACAAEHRLRGPFLGIAYDGLGFGDDGTLWGGEVLVADYTGYRRVGRFATAPLPGGEAAVRHPARMALGYLYGLEPLGVPPPSPELARTFTGRMAPHAVATVRTMVRRRLNCPRASSAGRLFDTAAALLGLADDISYEGQAAVALENAAGAARRAALPWRLVRADGLWVYDPAPTLTALLGRLRDGTPVPWLAAAFHTTIAEVTAALAERAVTAGAPRTVCLAGGCFVNRRLLTDVSRLLRARGMRVLVGSAVPVGDGGISYGQAAVAAARLKRG, from the coding sequence ATGGACGGCGACCGGGAGGCACGGCGCTTCGAGGTGTACGGGACGGTGCAGGGCGTCGGCTTCCGCCCGTTCGTCCAGCGCCTCGCCTCCGGGCTGGACCTGGACGGCTGGGTACGCAACGTCGACGGCCATGTCGTCATCGACACCGCCGGGGCCCCGCACTCACTGCGCCGGTTCGCCGCCGCCCTGCGCGCACAGGCCCCGCCGCTGTCCACCGTACGCCGCATCCGCAGTTCCGCCGATGTCCCCGAACACCCCGCGGTGGGCGCCGGGTTCACCGTGCGCGCCAGTGCCGCCGCCGATGCCCGGCCGACGCCGCGCGAGATCCCGCCGGACGCGGCGACCTGCGACGCCTGCCTGGCCGAACTGTTCGACCCGGCCGACCGGCGCTACCGCTACCCCTTCATCAACTGCACCGACTGCGGCCCACGTGCCACCGTGATCACAGGGCTTCCCTACGACCGGCCCCGCACGACGATGCTCTCCTTCCCGCTGTGCCCGGCGTGCGCGGCCGAGTACCGCGACCCGTCCGACCGGCGCTTCCACGCCGAGCCGCTGGCCTGCCCCGTGTGCGGGCCCCGGTTGTCGTGGAACGCCGGCGGTCGGAGCGCGACCGGTCCGGCCGCTCTCCGGTCCGCCGAGGAACTGATCGCGCAGGGCGGCATCGTCGCCGTCAAAGGGCTGGGCGGCTACCAGCTCGTCTGCGACGCGCGGCAACCGGCGGCCGTTCTGCTGCTGCGCCGGCGCAAGCACCGGCCGCACAAGCCGTTCGCCGTGATGGTCGCCGACCTGGCCGCGGCGCACCGCATCGCCCGGCCCACCCGTACCGAAAGCCGTCTGCTCACCTCGCCCGCCCGACCCGTGGTGCTGGTCGCGGACGGACCGTCCGGCAGGGCGAGCGCCGGGGCCGTGCACCCCGGCACCGGACGCATCGGGCTCTTCCTGCCCACAACCGGTCTGCACCATCTCCTCCTGCGCGACCTCGACCGGCCGCTGGTGGTCACCAGCGGCAATGTCGCCGACGAGCCGATCGCCGTCACGGACGCCGACGCGCGCGAGCGTCTGGCGGAGGTCGCCGACGGCTTCCTGGCCCACGACCGCCCGATCGCCGCCCGCTACGACGATTCCGTGACGCAAGCCGTACGGGGGCGGGTCCTGACCATCCGGCGGGCCCGCGGGTACGCCCCCGCTCCCCTGCCGCTCCCGGTGCCGGCCCGTACGCCGGTCGTGGCGGCCGGTGCGCAGAGCAAGCACACCGTGACGGTGGCCTGCGGCGACCGCGCCGTGACAGGCCCGCACACCGGCGACCTGTCCGACGCCCGCACCATGGAAGCCTTCGAGCGCTGCTACGCGGACCTCGTGGCCCTCACCGGTGTGGCGCCGCAGGCCGTGGCACACGACCTGCACCCGGGTTACCTGTCCACCCAGTGGGCGGCTGCGCATTTCGCCCCCGAGCGGCGCGTCGCGGTCCAGCACCACCACGCGCACATCGCCGCCTGTGCGGCAGAGCACCGGCTGCGCGGCCCGTTCCTGGGGATCGCCTATGACGGCCTGGGGTTCGGTGACGACGGCACCTTGTGGGGCGGGGAAGTCCTGGTCGCCGACTACACCGGCTATCGTCGCGTCGGCCGCTTCGCCACCGCGCCGCTGCCCGGCGGCGAGGCCGCGGTGCGCCACCCGGCGCGGATGGCGCTCGGCTACCTGTACGGCCTCGAACCGCTCGGGGTGCCGCCCCCGTCGCCCGAACTCGCCCGCACGTTCACCGGGCGGATGGCCCCGCACGCGGTCGCGACGGTGCGCACCATGGTCCGGCGCCGCCTCAACTGCCCCCGCGCCTCCAGCGCCGGCCGCCTCTTCGACACCGCCGCCGCGCTGCTCGGGCTCGCCGACGACATCTCCTACGAGGGGCAGGCCGCCGTAGCCCTGGAGAACGCGGCCGGTGCCGCGCGCCGGGCCGCGCTCCCCTGGCGCCTGGTCCGCGCCGACGGGCTGTGGGTCTACGACCCGGCGCCCACCCTGACCGCCCTGCTCGGCCGGCTCCGTGACGGAACGCCCGTACCCTGGCTGGCCGCCGCCTTCCACACCACGATCGCCGAAGTCACCGCCGCGCTGGCCGAACGGGCGGTAACCGCCGGCGCCCCGCGCACCGTCTGCCTGGCCGGCGGCTGCTTCGTCAACCGCCGCCTGCTGACGGACGTGTCCCGGCTGCTGCGCGCCCGGGGGATGCGGGTGCTGGTCGGCAGCGCCGTGCCCGTCGGGGACGGCGGCATCAGCTACGGCCAGGCAGCGGTCGCCGCCGCCCGCCTGAAGAGGGGGTGA
- a CDS encoding HypC/HybG/HupF family hydrogenase formation chaperone, giving the protein MCLGIPGRVLETYEDAGLRMARVDFGGIRREACLEYTPEAAVGDHVVVHVGFAITTVDEAEAARTLAVLRAMADAVAGELGEPLPAEQPTEEAGR; this is encoded by the coding sequence ATGTGCCTGGGTATCCCGGGCCGCGTCCTGGAGACGTACGAGGACGCCGGACTGCGCATGGCCCGCGTGGACTTCGGCGGCATCCGCCGCGAAGCGTGCCTGGAATACACCCCCGAGGCCGCCGTCGGCGACCACGTCGTCGTACATGTCGGCTTCGCCATCACCACCGTCGACGAGGCCGAGGCGGCCCGCACGCTCGCCGTACTGCGGGCGATGGCGGACGCCGTGGCGGGCGAACTGGGCGAACCACTGCCTGCCGAGCAACCCACCGAGGAGGCAGGACGATGA